A region of Toxorhynchites rutilus septentrionalis strain SRP chromosome 1, ASM2978413v1, whole genome shotgun sequence DNA encodes the following proteins:
- the LOC129762661 gene encoding THO complex subunit 3 produces the protein MVSTKSQVEELQEYFKTHNKTREATKAHTAKVHSVGWNCDGRRLASGSFDKSVVIFTLDRERLNKESTYRGHTGSVDQLCWHASLPDLLSTASGDKTVRIWDARVGKCATIINTKGENINITWSPDGNTIAVGNKEDLVTFIDARMYKILAEEQFTFEVNEIAWSNGSDLFFLTNGQGCVHILNYPDLNLQQVLKAHPSTCICIEFDPTGKYFATGSADALVSLWDAEELACLRVFSRLDWPVRTISFSHDGKLLASASEDLIIDIGDTETGEKVGDISVDAATFTVAWHPKQYILAYACDDKDANDRRRDAGSLKVWGFSE, from the exons ATGGTATCGACTAAGTCCCAAGTGGAAGAGTTGCAGGAGTATTTTAAAACGCACAATAAAACCCGGGAAGCTACGAAAGCACACACCGCAAAGGTTCACTCTGTTGGCTGGAACTGCGATGGACGCCGGTTGGCGTCCGGTTCGTTCGATAAATCGGTTGTGATTTTCACACTGGATCGGGAGCGATTG AACAAAGAAAGCACTTACCGTGGTCACACCGGATCGGTGGATCAATTGTGTTGGCACGCGTCGCTCCCAGATTTACTGAGCACGGCAAGCGGGGACAAAACCGTGCGCATCTGGGATGCACGAGTTGGCAAATGCGCCACAATTATCAACACCAAGGGAGAGAATATTAACATCACGTGGTCTCCGGATGGGAACACCATTGCAGTCGGTAACAAGGAAGATTTGGTAACATTTATCGACGCCCGGATGTATAAAATCCTGGCTGAGGAACAGTTCACGTTCGAGGTAAATGAGATCGCCTGGAGTAACGGTAGCGATTTGTTCTTCCTGACGAATGGACAGGGATGCGTCCACATTCTGAACTATCCGGATCTCAACCTGCAGCAAGTTTTGAAGGCTCATCCGAGCACATGCATTTGCATTGAGTTTGATCCAACTGGTAAATATTTCGCCACTGGATCGGCGGACGCACTGGTATCGCTCTGGGATGCTGAGGAACTTGCTTGTTTGCGGGTATTTTCCCGTTTGGATTGGCCCGTAAGAACAATCTCATTCAGTCACGATGGAAAATTGCTGGCTTCCGCTAGTGAGGACTTGATAATCGACATTGGAGACACCGAGACGGGCGAGAAGGTCGGGGACATTTCGGTTGACGCGGCTACGTTTACAGTCGCATGGCATCCGAAGCAGTACATTTTGGCGTACGCTTGCGACGATAAGGATGCAAACGATCGACGACGCGACGCAGGTAGCCTTAAGGTGTGGGGGTTTAGCGAATAG